One segment of Ignavibacteria bacterium DNA contains the following:
- a CDS encoding T9SS type A sorting domain-containing protein — protein sequence NYPNPFNPTTKIDFDLPLDSRVNIKLYDISGREVKTIMNEQRAAGYYTVQFNSAELSSGVYFYRIMAKSSGADFIMTKKMMLIK from the coding sequence AGAACTACCCGAATCCGTTCAATCCGACGACAAAGATAGACTTCGACCTGCCTCTTGACAGCAGGGTAAACATAAAACTGTATGACATATCAGGAAGGGAAGTGAAGACGATTATGAACGAACAAAGAGCAGCGGGATATTACACTGTTCAGTTCAATTCAGCAGAACTTTCAAGCGGTGTTTATTTCTACAGGATTATGGCAAAGTCTTCGGGTGCTGATTTTATTATGACGAAGAAGATGATGCTAATTAAATAA